CGTCGGCAAGGCGCTGGAGCTCTTGGGCGACGAAAAGGCCGCGGCGCGGGTGATGATCGCGTAAGGCGGGGTCGTCCGAAAGCCGGATATTCCTAACGTTGGGCTCGGATCGTGCACGAGACCACCTGAGGAATATGCTCAGTGCCCCGGCGGGCTAAGACGCGAACGTGAGAAACTTTGGGCGGAATTGCTGCGCAATATTCTGGATCATTGTTGACTTTTTGAGATCGAACCGAGGGCCGCAGAGCCCTTGCGGCCATGCAAACCAACCAAATTGCGAAAACCGATGCTTTTTGCGCATCGATTCGCTTTAGAATTCAATGCTGCATAATATAGCACCTGGCCGGCGCTCACTGCGACACTTGTTAGGAAGACAAATGCGGGTATCGAGATATCAATAGCTTATGACTAAGCATAAAACCGAAAAAGTCTCCTGATTTGACAGGGTGCCGGAAACAGGAACACTACTAATTCCCCCCGGAAAAAATGCTTCACACAGCTTCTCTCAATGGAGGCTTGTGTGTTGGATTCCCAGACGATTAACGCAATCGCGGCCGCGTTTGCAGCGGCAACGCCGCTTCTTATTGAGCTACGGCGTCATTGGCTTCCTCGCTGGAGAAGATCTAGAAATCGAACGCGGCCTCGATCGCGAACCTCCGCCATAAAAAAGAAGTTGTCGGAGTAATGTTGTTTATCGCCTCCGTCGCCGACGCCCCAGCGACGCCCGGCGGCTATGTGCTGGCGCTGCGCCTCGACGCGCCGCTCGACGTTCGCTCCGGGAAAAACTCGGCGACGCTTCCCGCCGGCGATTATCTCTATTGCGGCTCGGCGCGTGGCTCCGGCGGATTGCGGGCGCGATTGGCGCGACACATGCGGCCGCAAAAGCGCTCCCACTGGCATGTCGACCAGCTTACCGCCGTAGCAAGTCTGCTCGGGGCCTTTGTCGAGGAACAGGGCGACGAATGCGCCCTCAACGCCGCGCTGGCCGATCTGCCAATCCCCATCGCCGGCTTCGGCAGTTCGGATTGCCGCCGCTGCGCCGCGCATTTGCGATTTTGGCCGGACGGCGCAGCGCTTCCTTCCGACTGGGAAAATGCTAGGAAGGCGGCCGAGTCGCCGCTCTCGCTTGAGAGAGGCGCGCCGGGCGGCGCTTAAGGCTCCTTCGGCGCCTGTCACCCCACCCCGGACTGCTGCGCAGTCCGACCCTCCCCCTCAAGGGGAGGGTGAAAGCTCGTCGCGGATCGTTGTTTATGCCCAAGGAAGAAAACAAGACCAAGGTTGAAGCGCGCACGCCGCGCGGGCTCGCCGACCGCGAGGCTGGCGAACTCGCCGCCACCGGCCGGATGCTCGACGTCATCCGCGAGGTTTACGAGCTCTACGGCTTCGAGGCGCTCGAGACGCCGGCGATCGAATACACGGACGCGCTCGGCAAGTTCCTGCCCGATCAGGATCGCCCGAATGAGGGCGTCTTTTCCTTTCAGGACGACGACGAGCAGTGGCTGTCGCTACGCTACGACCTGACCGCGCCGCTGGCGCGTTTCGTCGCGCAGAATTTCGACCGGCTGCCAAAGCCCTATCGGTCCTATCGCGTTGGCCA
This window of the Methylocystis hirsuta genome carries:
- a CDS encoding GIY-YIG nuclease family protein codes for the protein MLFIASVADAPATPGGYVLALRLDAPLDVRSGKNSATLPAGDYLYCGSARGSGGLRARLARHMRPQKRSHWHVDQLTAVASLLGAFVEEQGDECALNAALADLPIPIAGFGSSDCRRCAAHLRFWPDGAALPSDWENARKAAESPLSLERGAPGGA